A stretch of Oreochromis aureus strain Israel breed Guangdong linkage group 11, ZZ_aureus, whole genome shotgun sequence DNA encodes these proteins:
- the apoeb gene encoding apolipoprotein Eb: MKAVALILALAVITGCNARAVRQAEATKNPWEESVDRFWEYIAKLGQNADGVVENLKASQLSRELDTLITDTMAELETYKNNIQTKLVPYTETSTAQLSQDVQLLINRLQKDMLDAKERGTEYHSELQAIVDHNTGDLESRINTFIHKLQKRLNKDIEEIRNTVATYMGEIQSRASQNLDTVKEHVEPYVQQANDNTNKKLSDITAMLQTQAEGLGQQLETQAEGIRTQLEATAEELRTSVQGKIEEMTELFSPYATKIREQFEEIVDKIKESTTA; encoded by the exons ATGAAGGCTGTAGCCCTGATCCTTGCTCTGGCAGTCATCACTG GCTGCAATGCCCGTGCTGTTCGCCAGGCTGAAGCCACTAAAAATCCATGGGAGGAAAGTGTGGATCGCTTCTGGGAGTACATTGCCAAGCTGGGCCAAAATGCTGATGGAGTTGTAGAGAACCTCAAGGCCTCTCAGCTCAGCAGGGAGTTAGA CACTCTGATCACTGACACCATGGCAGAGCTTGAAACATACAAAAATAACATTCAGACCAAGCTGGTTCCCTACACTGAGACCTCCACTGCCCAGCTGTCTCAAGACGTTCAGCTTCTGATCAACAGACTGCAGAAGGACATGCTGGATGCCAAAGAGCGCGGCACTGAGTATCACAGTGAGCTCCAGGCCATAGTGGACCATAACACTGGTGATCTCGAAAGCCGCATCAACACCTTCATCCATAAGCTGCAGAAGCGCCTCAATAAGGACATTGAGGAGATTCGCAA CACTGTGGCCACCTACATGGGTGAGATCCAGTCCCGTGCCTCCCAGAACCTGGATACAGTGAAGGAGCATGTTGAGCCCTATGTCCAGCAGGCCAATGACAACACCAATAAGAAGCTGAGTGATATCACCGCTATGTTGCAGACCCAGGCTGAGGGCCTGGGTCAGCAGCTGGAGACCCAGGCTGAGGGCATCAGGACCCAGCTGGAGGCCACTGCAGAGGAACTGCGCACCTCAGTTCAGGGGAAGATTGAAGAGATGACAGAATTGTTCTCCCCCTATGCCACCAAGATCCGTGAGCAGTTTGAGGAGATCGTAGACAAGATCAAGGAGTCAACCACTGCCTAA